CTTTACCCATCAGCCCCTCTGTTTTCCCCTTACACTTTGCAAAAAGTGGGGAATTTCTTTAGGGCGTTCGTGCGACCAATAACCTGATAGGAGGACTTCATGGAGTTCATTTCTTTGAGTGTTCGTTAACATCCTGTAGTGAACTGTGATGCAAAAAGTTGTGCTCGTCATCGTCTTCGTTGATGGCTGATAGGGGGACGGTTGAGTGGGACTCGGTTCGTATTCGGTTTTGGGGGGTGAAGAGTACGGAAGAAATAGAACCCCAAGCCACAGACATATTTCATGGCAGACGACAGGCGGCAAAGTAGACCCTAGTTAGCTCTACTTGACTTGCTCCTGCGGCTGGTTGTCCTTGCCAGTTGTCAACCACCTCGCAGGCGGACTGCGATGCAGATGAGGACTGACAGGCGACCATATGCCCCGTGTCCTGGCGACTAACCTCCGCCAGATTGCAGCGTGTTTGCCGGCAAACCTCAGAGCAGGAGCTGTCGATAGTAATGATTGTTATTAACTTATGCATACAGGCGCTAGGCACTTTAACTAACTGCCAACTGGCGGCAATAAGTCAAGAGCTCTGCCAAACAGAAACTTGGCCTGTGTTTTTCTTGCGATGCCACACCGAAAATATCAACAACAGAGCCAAGTATTCCGTTTGACAAGGTCGAATACACTCAGCAGGTGAGCATGTCGACCTGTATGTTGAATAAACATTTCAACACTGAGAAAAAGCATTTGAAATGTGAGATTTATCTCttgaaaaaatttattttatgagaGAATATAAGTGGTTacttaaaagttaaaataaaatcaactaGCAATCCTTATATTATTCTTAATATTGtagcatttaatttaaacacgTTAGCTTGAATAACTTGAGTTCAAAGGAACCTCTCTGTGTAAATTAGGGCACCTAATGCTTTCTCCTGAGTGCCTTTCCATGCCTGGTTTGTCATTTTGGCTCCGTATTTACAATTTTCACACAACTCCCTCAACCCCCATAGCCATCGCAGGTGATTTCCAGGCAATGTGCCAAGAACAGGTGACACATCCATGAGCACAATCCTTCCCTTACAAGGGTGTTTTGTTGCTTGAATGTCTCGCACGTTGTTCCCCTAAAGTGGCATGAAATTCTATAGAAATTTTCGGCGTGCCACCAGGAAAACTCCTTAATGCTTTTCAAGGTGATTTTCCTGGGCAGAGGGAGAACTGTCAAGCTAGTGTGGAAAATGCTCTTAATAAGGGCTGGCTGGCTGTCTGCCTGGCTGCCAGTTGATTCAGATCTGGGTTGGCAGACGCAAAACAATTGACTGGGACATGGCTTAGTGTCGCCTGCAAAGTAATTGGATGTGAGTGAAAAGTGCATTGGGGCATTGGGGATGTTGGTTAACTCTGGAAATGAACATGAATGACGATCGATATCCCTTTCGGTCCCTGTTTTTGGCCTGGTCAAATGAGCCGTACATTAGGCCTAATGACTGCTGGCCAACTTCAACCAACGGACTCTTTCAGGGTCGCATCTGTCAAATTTTGCGTTTGTCTGTCGCTCATCATCAGGCCTCAGAGTTTCCATTCGCATTTTCCGACCTTTTATGCGATACACATACACTTGTACACATGAAGAAAAACATAATACTAACTGATGCTGCAGCTTTTTTATATTGGCTTAAACATACCTTATATTCCGCTAATGTAAGATTTCAAATTAATCTAAAAAGACATCATTATCATATTAAAGTACATATTAGGCACCGTCCTTTTTCTCTGCTagaatttagaattttttctAAGTGCACGCCACCCCACAACAAAGGCCGCAAAGTGAAACTGAAAATAAATCAGAAACAGAATGGCGGCGATGCCACACAAATTGATGTTGACATCAGCAACTCGGCGACTTTGCCGAGGCTTTTAGGTAaacttttgtttctttttttttttttttttggaagcgGAGCCGCAtgcaatttataaaattttacacTACATAACctgccgccaccgccaccgccgcccacGCAGTCGAGCTAATGAGTTTTGTCATTGTATTTGTTTTCGCATCTGACTCTCTGTGTGTTGATGAGGGTTGCTGGCGTGCAAGGCGCACATGACGTATGCGCAATTTCAGTTATGGCTCGTTTGCTCGAACTTCCAGTCGCATCTTGTTGTCTTTCGGCTTCTTAGCTATGTAGTTTAGTGGCAAAGCCGGTGGCGGCAACACGACGCACAAAACTTTATCCTCAACACCAGACTGGCAACTCGGTGGCAGGACACTGTTTTATTGGCTTCGCTTCGTGTCTTTCACATCTCTGCCATACCGCGTACTCCTAGATGGCAAGGGTTTTATGGGTCTCAGGAGAGAGACATGAAAGAATTACCTAAATCAAGACTTTTTTAAGATGCTAATCATTGTAAAGTATAaggaattatatataaataagtataaatatatataaaataggtCGGTATCAAAGAAAAATACCAAACATTgctaatttatgttttattaatgGATCAATTTTGGAAAAGTGTGTATTATCTTGATAATAAAACACCAGGTACCTTTTAGTCGACCTATCAAATTCCTATGCTTTAACTTTCTTAAAATGGTTGCAGAGCAAGTTTGGGCTGTCCGCCGCCTTCCTTTTCTTTGGCTGTTGGCTCATGAATAATGCATTCACAATTAAGCCAGTAAGGACTGAAGGAAACCCCAACAAAGACCTTAACTGGGGAGGAGCTCTCTCCGATTCCCACTCGCCGCTAACTTACACCGTCCCTGGTCGAGCTCTGCAGTTATTATTATGCGCATTGCTGGTTGCTTCTGCTGCTACTTCTACTACTTTTGCCACTTGCGTCGTTTGGCTTGCGTACAAGCTCGTTCACTCTAAATTTAGCAACCTAACGCAATACAAACAGAACAACAACGACCCAAAATTCGACTCCTTTTGTTTCAGTTTTCtggtttttgcattttaaaatatcaaagttTAAACACATAAAACAGCGCTCGGGATTCCTGCACTCTGGGAAAAATTCTCGATTATCttggtaaaaataaatattatttaaatgtaaagtaCTAATATGTTtctcatattttatttaccaaattttaattagtcacaaaataattcaatttaattaacaatctCAATATCGGCCACTcaaaatgtatatacaaaaaagGATGTTTGTTGCCCATTGTTCTCTGTTCAGTGTCCTGCTGTCGGAAAGAGAGAGACGAGCGTTGCAATCAGTGTTCGAGTGGCAGTGGGAGTTTGGGGGATCTGGAGGTCCTTCCGTACCTCCTGCGGCTTGTTTGCCAAAATGATTTTACACTCCTGACCATGGTCGCTGGCAAGTGGTCTACTGCAAAGTGGAGACGAGAGTTCAAGGCGTAATCTTTCTGCTCGTAAATTGCTTAAACCCGTCAGGGACATGTGGCAATGTGCACTGCTAGGTTTTATTGGCCAGTCTGGGCTTAGCTCCCATAAATGGTGCCAAACTACTACTACTTGCCTCTTGTTTCCAGTCGATAAATGTGATTGCATAATTAATAAGGACACGTTTGATTTAGCCGCAGAGGCATTGAAGCGTGTGAATTTTGTAGTAGCAACTGAGCTGAAATTGGGATAACTCATTTAACATGGATCTCTGTTCAATTATTCAGTTTTGGCAAACCAAAAACACCAATAAAACCGCAACGAAAcaagagaaatatttttagtcGATTTTTtctattgtatatattttatattaaattgaataacCCTTCACCAGTCCTAAGCGTacaacaaaaattgtttttaataaatctccTGAACTCatattgtatacatttatCAGCTTTTGTGACACAGTTTGGCTTATAAGCTTGGATTATTACTTAATTGGTTTCCCCGGCAGGGCTTATGTTTCCAGCAAGGACCTTTAAGTCCACCCATTCACGTCGGTCCAGCTGCGGTTTGATTTGTGCAACTTATCGTGTGGAGCGAGTGTGACGTTAATTAACACAGCATCCACGGAGGAGAGCGGGGATGGTATCCCGGGGCGTGTTAATCTTGCAACTGCATGTGTCTCCATTAGCCTGCCGTGAACTGTAACGAATGAAGACAAATGCGGCACTCGACCGCCGGCCAAGCTGCTGGCCTGtcatcaccaccaccagccGTCCACGGGCTCTCGTCCAACCTCATGTGGCTAGCCATTAGGTAGGTAGGTGGCGGACACGGGAACGCACGACCGAGATCAGCTTTCCAGCTTGGGGGCGCAAATGAAATTAGCTAATTGCACCAGCTCTCCGACAGTCCGACAGCTCCTCCCCCAGTCCACCAGTCAGTCAAGGTGAATGTTGACAGGGCAGACAGCGCACTCACAAATGCAAAGGCGCATGGGGCgggacaggacaggacagaATGAGAGGTTgtaaattacgtatacgcacctCTCCCAGGATAGACGACGTGGCGCCTCCTCGCCGAGACCCAGGCCCAGGCCGAGTCCCAGACTCTGGACCGCATTGTCACCCGGCGGCGGTGGCTGCAGATTGGACCTGCCTGCCAAGGCGCTTGATTGATGCAGCAATTTGGCTAGGCGCGTGAAGGTCGTGCTCGATCCGGAGCTGGATCCCGAGCTAGACGCCTCGGCCAGCGGTAGTTCGTGGAGCGTGTGTTCCCGGGCCAGAGGAGTGGTGGCCTCCGAAGAGGCAGCGGCTCGCTTTCGAGCTGCCAGTCGATAGGCACGCGCCGCCACCACATGCGGGGCGGGGATCCTGCAATGGAATATTGAAGATTAATATCGCGACGGTGAAAAATGTCGGTAAGTTGTCAAAAGATAACAGAAATCTAGGGAGCTTTAACCTTCCAGGATCTCTCCCTGTGAATGTTTATTAAGTTGTTACTCTAACTAACCTAAGCCAGAATTTAAGGTCTAGTAGCgtaattttaattcttttaaaattgtttaatttttaaaaagattttaatcttaagaattctttttaaaatttagtgaaaatataataaagccTGATTTGATATTGATGGTAGAGCCATCAACTGCAGTTGATTGCGTTTTCTGAAAAATTGAGTATCCTTCCGCTAGCCTAGTTATGTtcttgatttattattattggcaTTCCTTGCCCCAAATTCAAACCTTTTTCTTACAGAAAACTACAAAATTGGGTTCTTTTTATTGGTCTTCGACCCACCTGAGCAGCAGGGAGCCATCCGCATGGCACTCGAAGTCGTCGGAGAGGTGGAACAGTGAGCTTTCACCCagatgctgcagctgctgcagatgctgttggtgttgctgctgcaaatgctgctgctgctgctgttgttgctgcagatggtgatgatgctggtggtggtggtggtgcgtGCCGTGATGCTGGTGCGGCGTGCTGCCCGAGGATTTCCGCCTGTACACCAAATTGCTATCGTCTTTCGGCAAATTCAATGATTTCACCATCAGcgtgttgttgttattggctaaatgtgtgttgttgttgttattgctgctggcggcattgttgttgcctgtggtggcgctgctgctactgctgttgttgctggcacGTGTGAGGAGCGACCAACGATGGCCACTAGCGCTGCCGCTGCGGCTTTTACTGGCCAGTAAACGTTCGTCTGGAAAAGTCAGTAAATTGGCGGCTGAAATCGTATGTATCGTATTCGGGTTTATATCCCGAATGCATTTCCATAATATTAATCATAACAAGGGCTGAAAACCtgtcaaaagtttttaattacatATTCTGTAGCCACAACATGCCTCGCCCACACACCGTCTAGATGGCAAAGGGCAATTGTGCACAGcgtttttcattatttaactaTTTTCTTTTGCGTCAGTGGGTGGGGATAGTTTTCCGGGAAGCGGACATTTCACGAAAGAAAGTCGTTGAAGCTTCCTTAAACCTTTGacttaaacatttaatatatacaaaaatggtaaagctttaaaaaggaaaactcTTAGACTTGTAGTGACTGGTGATTTGTCCAGCTTTTCCTTTGAAATTTTTCGTGAAATTCCTCTTTGctatttaacttttttaatCCTACTCTCATAGAGTTTTTTGTAGCACTCTTTTTTGCGCAGTAAACATTTCCTCATTGCTAAGATTAATTAGTAGATCGAAACTGCTGATAAGAAAGGATTCCATTGAATGTACGTATTCTCCCATTTCAAAAGGCATAGCAAACtgattttaaaacattttaatttacattttacagCACAAGGCTCAATGGCTAGTCAGTGAAAGGGTTCAAAATGGATTTTAGCTGGAATCCTGGGAAATGTAAAGGCTTTTATGCGATGGCCTGGACCCGATTTCGGGCTAAGCCATAATAAATCAATTCGAGTTCGTTTCGGTTTCAGCCGAGCCCCAAAGTGTTATCTCAATTGAacagttttattttgaatagaaatatatttgtatattttaaaaggagGATGGCTAGCAAAGAgcattaatacattttttgagaGCTTCTATGCCGcataatatttaaatcgaattttaaattgaattaaattctttaagatatacaatatacaaatatatcggTCTTTACAAATTTCCTCTTAATTACTTctgttataaaataaatactgtcaaaaataataatatgtaCATAATGTAAAGCAGTTTGAAGctattatttttgcataattaactgGTGAAACGTGATTTTTCGGCTTTTATAAATAAGCGGTCCATTTATAAATAAGCGGCTTATAAAGAAgaaagcaatttaaatttgacACTTTATTTTTCAGTCCTTTTGCCATATAATTAACCGGTCATAATTGTTTCGGACGCAATGGCATGTACGCAcccaattgaaatgtttgtttGTCCGTGTGCAGCGAGACGACCGGAAGTCCTGGCACAATAATGGCGGGCAGTGTGCGCGACCGTAACAATGGCGGCGGCAGCTTGCGGCTGCCCGTCCGCGATTGTGAGCCGGATCCGGATCCAGAGCCACCGCCTCCCACACCGCCAGCTCCTGCCGCGGCGGCGCCACTCTGCTGCTGGGCCCTGGAATTgaacagagagaaagaggtgAAAGTGAGAAAGTGTTAAGGGATGCGACCATGCGACCAAGCCACGGGAAGGAAAAGAAAGTGACAATAATAAGTTAAtgctattatttattaagtgCGACGAGTGGGGAGTGTCAGCAAGTAAATGCAATTATTCGCCGTCCTCATTGCACAGCTCTATGCCATTTCCGTTCCATTTGCATGTGTCACCCCCTTCACATGCCACCAGCCCACATTTTGACACCCTTTTTCTTCACACTGGGCTAAAGGTAAGGTTATTTGAAGTACGAATTAAAGTTTTCAATCTTTAATTTGTATACCATCAGAACGATCTTAAAGCAGAAAGCGGGAAGGAATAATAAAGGAAATATCTATTGCTATATGAAGTAccttatatgtatataaaacatgttataaagtttttaattttcttaattaaactAGATCATGAAtggtaaaataataaagaaattatttttcttgcttatttaattaaacaagaaaaaattaaaataatatcctCTGATATCCTGTCAAAGCCTGCGATATGCCACTACCTTTTCATCACTTCCGATGTTATCTGGCTTTAATATTCAGTTTGAACATCATCATTTTATGCTAATCCCAGGGGGAGTTCTAAAACAAAGCAAGCATTAAGTGCACTGATGCTGAGGGGGCCACTTGAGTGCTTTGGACCATTATAAATTTTCCAAAACTAAGCTCTTGAGGCTTTCAAAGAAATCTTCCTTAATAAAAATctggaaaattttatatagaaatataatattgaaaaatgttataatCAATTGTTAAACAACCACGCTTTAGTTGGTGACAAATCCAgtattttacatttcaaagTTTCTGTACCGTGCATATTTCAGTATTGGTTGAAAGCAACAGCCCTGACTGTCACTCATGCAATTTGCTTATTAATTCCAGCCACAGTGCGTTGGGCGAGTGTCATTGTCAGCTGTCGATTTGCGCATTTCAGctcttccccttttttttttttggcactcGCATGTGAATTACATTTGATTGTTGTGTGGAAATTACTTTCAACACCTCAAAGACCGCCGCCCATCAAACCAGGCCGACATCCGCTGTGCGCGACAGCTGCCTCTTTCCGTTTTTGCATGAGCTCCTAGATATTTCTGCAGGCTGTGATGTGTGATTGAATTCGAATTCCTGGCACTCGAACTCGATTCCCAACTCGACGCCTACGCCAGATACGTTTGCCCTGGCAGATGGAACAGCTGCCCACCCCGGATAACCCATCCCAAAAAGGACACTCATGTCTCTTCCCACTCCCACCACTTGAACTGCACGCATATATTGTATGCAAAAGAGAGTAAAAAAGAGAAACGAGCTATTGATACTaacaaaaaatggaaaactttttatttgatttatttctgACTTTGACATTTTGCCAAGGCGCCAGAGTTCCAACGAGTTCCCTGCAATATTGATGACGATAGCGAAGGGCTGCCGAACGAAACAGAAATCAGCAAAACTTTTCCCACCCAGAGGCATTTACAAGATTCCGGCTAGGGACAACACAGTCAATGGGAAAGGCTGCACCCGCACTTAGTTCCCTCCTTCCTGCTTGGTCCTTGGAGTCAGACTGCAGCACAGCGGCTGCGAAGGAATCATGTAAGCAATTTATCTACGTCCTTGCATCGCCGCCAGGGGGGAGTGGGCGCGAAAAAACAACGGGCAACTTGAGGAAACATGCGAAATAGTTAAAGCTGTCAAAAGAGCAACACAGCACAATGTCCACACATAAATAAAGGGGCAAATTACATAATGCTTTGGAGAAATAAGTTAAAGTTTTTAAGGGGGCCCAAGACGCCTGTCTTTTATTTTGATGGGACACTGGgagaagaataaataaaatttcgttttttttcagggtatattttctattaacaAACAATCAGCAAGAAATTATCGATTGACGAagaataaaaaagaacaaataaacgttttttattaaaaaattaatatttttactaatttaaattttatttttaatcgaTAAAGACACAAACCttgtattgtttatatatttttaatcctaTACTATACTATACTTTCAAGGCTTTGTAatagaaattgtatttaaatttatatttatttaagataaTCTATTTTAATAACTGGAAAAGTGGTCAACAATatcatattaaaaacaaaaaaaattctttaaatacatttacaaCTCAAACTGAAAATAACTTCCATTTCCCAAACTGCGTATTCCGTGCCTCacaataattcattttctAGGCCTAAACAGTTTGGTAAGACAGCATTGGCGTGTTCAAAATGCATGCAATAGTAATGAATTAACTTTTATATGCATAGCAAATAGCTTTAAGTTAAAGTTATAAGCCATCAATCGTTATGGCTAATCGATTAAGCCAATAGTCGTAAAAGATTTAATATTGGCAAAGGTCAAttgattttatcaaattatACAAGAATATCCATATCCATAATATCCTTTTTATGCAGTatggattttatttaaataatttatacagtaatatcttataaattataaaaactattataaatgaAACAATATTCTAAATGAATCCTAAATTGTTTGCGTTTTTCACGTAAAAAACCTCGTTCTGTCTTCCCCAAATTAATGTATAATTTCGTGGCTTTATTTCTGGCTGTGTATCCAGCCTCAGCGGTTTGAGTTCCGCCGGCAGGCACTGTCAAGAGCGTTGAGCACAAAGGCAAACATGCTCGTAGGGGCGAGTAGCACCCACTAAAGGCAAGCTGTTACAGGTCGCAGCAGGGAACTGCGAACGCAACAAAGCCAGGAAGCAGGCGCCAAAGACGAAGGGGAACGTAGGGTTAAGGGCTCGGCATTAAGGATTAAGGGTTGAGAGGTGAGACCCCGACACGGCCCACTCACATAACTCAAAGCGGATCTACATAATTGACGTGAAATACTCGTAACCGTAAATCGTACATTACCCACCAACAACGGGAGACTGAAAGAGTGAACAAAAAAGGTTAACATGCTGCCGGAATTGCCGTGAAAAGTGTTTTAAGACGAAAGCCTGGCCTGCGTAAAAGTTTACGCCCAGATAATGGAGCCATGCGAGAGAGGTGTTATTTAATGAGGCGCCCAGCAGCCGAACAGAGTTAATGCCGGGCAGATCAAAGGCATTTGAAGTGCGGCTCTTGAGGGAAAGATTATCACTCAGAGTCACCTTGTGCTTAATTTGTGATTCAATTTCAAACTCCTCCCGTGTAGATCATCTCGATTCTCATTAGCATACTTGAATTTGGGAATCTTGTTGGCACCTCGGACACTTCCAGCGGGAAACTAATGAAGTTCCTGGCCTAAACACATGGATGTTCTAGTAAACATCGGTATCAGCTACATTAACATCAGTTACGATATCATTCCTGTCGCATTTTGGGCGGCATTTGTCTGAAAAAGGCCAACTAAGCCGAAAGGCTTTGccaaattacgcatacgcagtgtGTGCGCCCTGTAATCCAGCATGTGTGTCTCTCTATGTGCGTCTGTATGTGTATGTGGTGGGGTCTTGTAATTGCATTTGCTGTACGCTGTGTTTACATGTGCGTGCATAATTAGAGCAAATGTTGTTCGTGTAATCAAATCATCGGATTGCGGACCCTTTGCCGCCTCGAAGGACGAACGGGTTAAAGGAAAATTCCGGGATAAGCGGGTAAACTTTAAGCGAACCTACTTGGAAAAACCCGCCATTGCCGGAAACCGGCTGCTCGTGCCTAATTGAGTTTGCCGCTTGGCATTCTTCGGGGGTCCCTGCTTAAGCAAATGTTGAGCATGCGAATGCCAGGATATAAAAAGCATTTTCATTACGTCGACGATGCAGCCAGGCAAAAAAAATGTCgaaaattttcttttcagaaATTGCTGCTGGAACAGGAGGGAGCTCAGCCACACGCACATCCACATTCACTTCCCGGAGAAAAAACACTCTTAAAGAGCAGTTGTGCAATAAGCAAAGGAGAATGCGGATACACATAGCTGCGAGTTTCT
Above is a genomic segment from Drosophila kikkawai strain 14028-0561.14 chromosome 3R, DkikHiC1v2, whole genome shotgun sequence containing:
- the LOC108083628 gene encoding homeobox protein abdominal-A-like, whose product is MKNAVHNCPLPSRRCVGEACCGYRISANLLTFPDERLLASKSRSGSASGHRWSLLTRASNNSSSSSATTGNNNAASSNNNNNTHLANNNNTLMVKSLNLPKDDSNLVYRRKSSGSTPHQHHGTHHHHHQHHHHLQQQQQQQQHLQQQHQQHLQQLQHLGESSLFHLSDDFECHADGSLLLRIPAPHVVAARAYRLAARKRAAASSEATTPLAREHTLHELPLAEASSSGSSSGSSTTFTRLAKLLHQSSALAGRSNLQPPPPGDNAVQSLGLGLGLGLGEEAPRRLSWESSCSEVCRQTRCNLAEVSRQDTGHMVACQSSSASQSACEVVDNWQGQPAAGASQVELTRVYFAACRLP